One Rubripirellula amarantea DNA segment encodes these proteins:
- a CDS encoding DUF2617 family protein, whose protein sequence is MPTANDNPFGNSDPEICANADGVACKSTLTLCEVATSAQQPLPKRRLLLSKALKGSRTERADCRGEVSYRTHFQLEPVSPDMFWMVQQQLGNGPTEGLLHKFDASGRMALGALSYVSIETRLRSMRIQAIHTFPDDYAIVKVESLFSIGDDSH, encoded by the coding sequence ATGCCGACCGCCAATGACAATCCATTTGGCAATTCGGATCCTGAAATTTGCGCCAACGCTGATGGTGTGGCCTGCAAAAGCACACTCACACTCTGCGAGGTCGCAACGAGCGCACAACAGCCGTTGCCCAAACGTCGGTTGCTGCTATCCAAAGCCCTGAAAGGTAGCCGTACCGAACGAGCCGATTGCCGCGGCGAAGTGAGCTATCGGACCCACTTTCAGTTGGAACCGGTCAGCCCCGATATGTTTTGGATGGTCCAGCAACAACTGGGTAATGGCCCCACCGAAGGACTGCTGCACAAATTCGACGCAAGTGGCAGAATGGCTTTGGGAGCCCTGAGCTACGTCAGCATCGAAACTCGTTTACGTTCGATGCGCATTCAAGCGATTCACACATTTCCTGATGACTATGCAATTGTCAAAGTAGAATCGCTGTTCTCCATTGGCGACGACTCACACTGA
- the coaD gene encoding pantetheine-phosphate adenylyltransferase, with amino-acid sequence MPTRVAVYTGSFDPITLGHLHIIERAAPLFDRLVIGIGINAEKKSLFAPNERVELVQQVTGDLDNVEVSTFEGLAVDYVRSVDAHVMIRGIRPLTDIAGEFTMMMANHQLDPGIETLFLMAADRFAHVSSSLLKQIAALSDDDEQLAKFVPPEIIAPLRARMRGDA; translated from the coding sequence ATGCCAACTCGCGTCGCTGTCTACACGGGGTCGTTTGACCCAATCACGCTGGGACACTTGCACATTATCGAGCGCGCAGCACCCTTGTTCGACCGGTTGGTGATCGGCATCGGTATCAACGCAGAAAAGAAGTCGCTCTTTGCTCCCAATGAACGTGTTGAGTTGGTTCAACAGGTGACCGGAGACCTAGACAACGTCGAAGTCTCAACTTTCGAAGGGTTAGCGGTCGACTACGTTCGCAGCGTCGACGCGCACGTGATGATTCGCGGAATTCGACCGCTGACTGATATCGCAGGCGAATTCACAATGATGATGGCGAACCATCAACTCGACCCAGGGATCGAAACCCTTTTCTTAATGGCAGCCGACCGATTTGCTCACGTGAGCAGTTCGCTGTTGAAGCAAATCGCGGCATTGAGCGACGACGATGAACAGCTCGCAAAGTTTGTTCCCCCTGAAATCATCGCTCCTTTGCGTGCGAGAATGCGGGGGGACGCTTAA
- a CDS encoding anthranilate synthase component II has product MVVVIDNYDSFTFNLVQRMGEIDSSLDVRVFRNDEIDVEQIAKLQPSRLLISPGPCTPNEAGISVGSVEAFIGKIPILGVCLGHQSIGQCFGGKIVRAPELMHGKTDEIWHDQKGLFAGLDNPFVATRYHSLVIEPSSLPECLEVSAWTDTGGTRQIMGVRHREHKLEGWQFHPESFLTQPGIELIRRFLHW; this is encoded by the coding sequence ATGGTCGTCGTCATTGACAACTACGATTCGTTTACCTTCAACCTCGTTCAACGAATGGGCGAGATCGATTCGTCTTTGGATGTGCGAGTCTTCCGAAACGACGAGATCGACGTTGAACAGATCGCAAAACTTCAGCCTTCGCGACTTCTGATATCGCCCGGTCCTTGCACCCCCAACGAAGCCGGCATCAGCGTCGGTAGCGTCGAAGCGTTCATCGGAAAGATTCCCATTCTGGGAGTCTGTTTGGGGCATCAATCGATTGGACAGTGCTTTGGCGGTAAAATTGTGCGTGCACCTGAGTTGATGCACGGCAAGACCGACGAGATATGGCACGACCAAAAAGGTTTGTTCGCAGGTTTGGACAATCCCTTTGTTGCTACACGTTATCACTCGCTTGTCATCGAACCATCGAGTTTGCCGGAATGCTTAGAAGTTTCGGCATGGACGGACACCGGCGGCACGCGGCAAATCATGGGGGTGCGGCATCGAGAACACAAACTTGAAGGGTGGCAGTTTCACCCCGAAAGTTTCCTGACTCAGCCGGGCATCGAACTGATTCGTCGCTTTTTGCATTGGTAG
- a CDS encoding phosphatase PAP2 family protein — protein sequence MDHDSTHRLNRVRREPSRLLSSRPTHSLVGSPDSFKMVSLLWVATITLLMVPMTTLIDVPVARWINAQEFPEWSSHLLDLSVFYSHGTGVFIVLALLIALSPKRRWYVPRLATLAVGGAVVATLTKLFILRPRPGSLYLDAANFEYAWIWQFDWTLSQVATFDPATRAFPSASLATATALTAGLWVIAPRVRWLACLLCVGTMVQRAFCGAHFTSDLFGSASVGLAWAYVCFHPSLMGAVFDRIEPDYSLEPMSPRDENEDDNEIVDETTIADEPNADSQVVETVQDERRAA from the coding sequence ATGGACCACGACTCCACTCATCGACTCAATCGCGTTCGTCGCGAGCCATCGCGTCTGCTTAGCTCGCGTCCCACTCATTCGCTAGTCGGAAGCCCTGACAGCTTCAAAATGGTCAGCCTCTTGTGGGTAGCGACGATCACTTTGTTGATGGTTCCGATGACAACATTGATCGACGTGCCCGTTGCCAGGTGGATCAATGCGCAAGAGTTCCCGGAATGGTCGTCGCATTTGCTTGACTTATCAGTCTTCTATTCCCACGGCACTGGCGTGTTCATTGTCCTGGCTCTATTGATCGCATTGTCGCCAAAGCGGCGATGGTACGTGCCACGATTGGCAACCCTAGCCGTTGGTGGTGCCGTAGTGGCAACGTTAACCAAGCTATTTATTCTGCGACCACGTCCCGGCAGTTTGTATTTGGACGCGGCTAACTTTGAATATGCGTGGATCTGGCAATTCGATTGGACGTTGTCGCAGGTCGCGACATTCGATCCGGCGACTCGTGCATTCCCTAGCGCTTCACTGGCAACCGCAACGGCGCTAACCGCTGGATTGTGGGTGATCGCGCCGCGCGTCCGCTGGTTGGCGTGTTTGCTTTGCGTGGGAACGATGGTGCAGCGAGCATTTTGCGGTGCTCACTTTACGAGCGATTTATTTGGATCGGCGTCCGTGGGCCTCGCATGGGCCTACGTTTGTTTCCATCCAAGTTTGATGGGTGCGGTGTTCGATCGGATCGAACCCGACTATTCGCTTGAACCAATGTCACCACGCGATGAAAACGAGGATGACAACGAGATCGTCGATGAGACGACGATCGCGGATGAACCAAACGCAGACTCTCAAGTCGTCGAAACGGTCCAAGACGAACGACGGGCCGCTTAA
- a CDS encoding arylsulfatase — MSRYCSLVLAVLLFGVSSPFCLANKPNVIFVMADDLGYGDLGCYGQSVIQTPRLDQMAAQGMKFTQFYAGNTVCAPSRSVLMTGQHMGHTHVRGNAGRSDMSAQTLREQDVTVAEVIGAAGYTSGLIGKWGLGELHSPGHPLDQGFDRFFGYLNQTHAHNYYPEFLWDGVEKISLRNQVDPSPKSYGAFTGGTATKRIDYSHDLFADEALTFIDDHQDGPFFLYLALTIPHANNEGSQMTGDGAEVPDYGIYQTKDWPNPDKGQAAMITRMDSDVGRILDRLTELAIAENTLVFFTSDNGPHNEASHNTKRFNPSGPLRGIKRALYEGGIRVPAIAWWPGTIAAGSTTDHIAYFGDFMATMCELTGTEVPAHIDSISFLPTLKGDANEQDEHEYLYWEFYEQGSRQAVRFGDWKAIRQPMMTGKIELFNLSEDIGETKDVANDHPDLVKKAAAMMAEAHVPNPNWKVAGK; from the coding sequence ATGTCTCGCTATTGCTCGCTCGTATTGGCAGTTCTGCTGTTTGGTGTCTCATCTCCCTTTTGTCTCGCAAATAAGCCGAACGTAATTTTTGTGATGGCGGATGACCTGGGATACGGTGACTTGGGTTGCTATGGACAATCGGTCATTCAAACCCCGCGTTTGGATCAGATGGCCGCGCAGGGAATGAAGTTCACGCAGTTCTACGCGGGAAACACGGTTTGCGCACCGAGTCGCAGTGTATTGATGACTGGCCAGCACATGGGTCACACTCACGTTCGGGGCAATGCTGGTCGTTCAGATATGTCGGCCCAGACGCTTCGTGAGCAGGACGTTACTGTGGCCGAGGTTATTGGTGCAGCCGGTTACACGAGCGGACTGATTGGCAAATGGGGCTTAGGAGAACTCCACAGCCCAGGGCATCCATTGGATCAAGGGTTCGATCGTTTCTTCGGATACCTCAATCAAACACACGCGCACAATTATTACCCCGAGTTTCTTTGGGATGGCGTAGAGAAAATCTCGCTCCGCAATCAGGTCGATCCTTCTCCCAAATCCTACGGCGCTTTCACCGGCGGTACGGCAACTAAAAGAATCGACTACTCCCATGATCTATTTGCTGATGAGGCACTGACCTTCATTGACGACCACCAAGACGGTCCCTTCTTCTTGTACTTGGCACTCACCATCCCGCACGCCAACAATGAAGGTTCGCAAATGACAGGTGATGGTGCTGAGGTTCCCGACTACGGCATCTACCAAACGAAAGATTGGCCCAACCCTGACAAGGGCCAAGCCGCAATGATTACTCGAATGGACAGCGACGTGGGACGGATCTTGGATCGCTTGACCGAGTTGGCGATCGCCGAAAACACGCTTGTGTTTTTTACCAGTGACAACGGCCCTCACAACGAGGCCAGCCACAACACGAAACGATTCAATCCCTCAGGTCCGCTGCGAGGAATCAAACGAGCGTTGTATGAAGGCGGCATTCGCGTTCCCGCGATCGCTTGGTGGCCCGGAACAATTGCCGCTGGTTCGACGACGGATCACATCGCGTACTTTGGCGATTTCATGGCAACAATGTGCGAACTAACGGGTACGGAAGTACCGGCCCACATAGATAGCATCAGCTTCTTGCCCACGCTGAAAGGTGATGCCAACGAGCAGGACGAACACGAATACTTGTATTGGGAATTTTACGAGCAGGGGAGTCGCCAGGCAGTTCGTTTTGGTGACTGGAAAGCAATCCGTCAGCCAATGATGACCGGTAAAATCGAGCTCTTTAACTTGTCCGAAGACATCGGTGAAACGAAAGACGTAGCCAATGACCATCCTGACTTGGTCAAGAAAGCTGCTGCGATGATGGCAGAAGCTCACGTTCCGAATCCCAACTGGAAAGTCGCCGGCAAGTAA
- a CDS encoding DNA-methyltransferase, whose protein sequence is MISTDQDLSKWLGQVHLGDCVEAMGQLPDSSVQLVFADPPFNIGYAYDEYDDRLESQQYIEWSAQWMSEVYRVLDASGAFWLAIGDEYAAELKVEAQKIGFKTRSWVVWYYTFGVHCTAKFTRSHAHLFHFIKDEKSFTYHPSEVAVPSARQLVYGDKRANPKGRSPDDTWILRPQDCVDGFTPDEDTWYFPRVAGTFKERAGFHGCQMPEQLLGRIVRSCSNPGDTVLDPFSGSSTTLTVAKKLGRQFFGFEMSQDYAKLGNERLHSCSVGDLLEGAAEPKASAPATSSKQARRLPTAPHNERGFDNLAKGLNLDDSHFPAIIEAFAKANRGYSVDRVVADPLLNEDFQLQCDRGAVAGTTAERNRMLFRVRKSGQLKASGIETSKRTAFSWEQLDPFLYASEIAWRRLSDLYPETSLDEILCDPRMAEQFDQYASAIAPGFLQLEYRWAALKLRKERHQVQKRMENASAKDLGLRKFKPKDAISIKKFKADKIEGGPGVYAIRAKDESAYLYVGESSDLQSRLALQLADSSRQGWLPGTPAAKSLEVCTLHLPTVSDARLARQGYLVKWYKPLWNCDF, encoded by the coding sequence ATGATTTCAACGGACCAGGATCTTTCGAAATGGCTAGGACAGGTTCATTTGGGCGATTGCGTGGAAGCAATGGGCCAGTTGCCCGATAGTTCGGTCCAACTCGTGTTTGCGGACCCGCCATTTAATATCGGCTATGCGTACGACGAGTACGATGACCGACTTGAGTCGCAGCAGTACATCGAATGGTCGGCGCAGTGGATGAGCGAGGTCTACCGAGTGCTCGATGCTTCGGGAGCTTTCTGGCTTGCGATCGGCGATGAGTACGCGGCCGAGCTTAAAGTCGAGGCCCAAAAAATAGGCTTCAAGACTCGTAGCTGGGTTGTCTGGTACTACACCTTTGGCGTTCATTGCACAGCGAAGTTTACGCGGTCTCACGCTCACCTGTTTCATTTTATCAAAGACGAAAAGAGCTTCACGTACCATCCATCCGAAGTGGCTGTCCCTTCGGCGCGTCAGTTGGTTTATGGTGACAAAAGGGCGAATCCAAAAGGACGAAGTCCTGATGACACATGGATCTTGCGACCGCAGGATTGTGTCGATGGCTTCACACCCGACGAGGACACTTGGTACTTTCCACGCGTGGCGGGAACGTTTAAAGAACGGGCTGGCTTTCATGGTTGCCAAATGCCCGAACAACTTCTCGGACGCATCGTGCGGTCTTGTTCGAATCCGGGCGATACGGTGCTTGATCCGTTTTCGGGAAGTTCGACGACTCTGACTGTCGCCAAGAAACTGGGCCGCCAGTTTTTCGGTTTTGAAATGTCTCAGGACTACGCGAAGCTTGGGAACGAGCGACTACATTCGTGCAGCGTTGGCGATCTGCTGGAAGGCGCCGCTGAACCAAAAGCCAGCGCCCCGGCGACATCGTCTAAGCAAGCGAGACGACTTCCGACGGCACCGCACAATGAACGTGGATTCGATAACCTAGCTAAGGGATTGAATCTCGATGATTCTCATTTCCCTGCAATCATCGAAGCGTTTGCAAAAGCCAATCGAGGCTACTCGGTCGACCGAGTGGTGGCTGATCCTTTGCTGAATGAAGACTTCCAACTGCAATGTGATCGCGGTGCCGTGGCAGGGACGACCGCAGAACGTAATCGGATGCTGTTTCGTGTACGCAAATCAGGGCAATTAAAAGCATCCGGAATTGAAACGTCAAAACGCACCGCGTTTTCTTGGGAACAACTTGATCCATTCTTGTATGCGTCCGAAATTGCGTGGCGTCGATTAAGCGACTTGTATCCCGAGACGAGTCTCGATGAAATTCTTTGTGATCCGCGGATGGCCGAGCAGTTCGACCAGTACGCGTCGGCGATAGCGCCCGGGTTCTTGCAACTCGAATATCGCTGGGCAGCGTTGAAGCTTCGAAAAGAACGACACCAAGTTCAAAAACGGATGGAGAATGCTTCAGCCAAAGACTTGGGACTTCGGAAGTTCAAACCCAAGGACGCGATATCGATCAAAAAGTTTAAGGCTGACAAGATCGAGGGTGGCCCGGGAGTGTACGCGATTCGAGCCAAGGATGAGTCAGCGTACTTGTACGTGGGCGAATCGAGCGACTTGCAGTCGCGTCTCGCTTTGCAGCTTGCGGACTCATCGAGGCAAGGCTGGCTGCCGGGAACTCCGGCTGCAAAATCTCTTGAGGTTTGCACGCTGCACCTACCAACGGTTTCAGACGCGCGGCTCGCTCGCCAAGGATATCTTGTGAAGTGGTACAAGCCACTTTGGAATTGCGATTTCTAG
- a CDS encoding HisA/HisF-related TIM barrel protein: protein MSSHNLCSHTDRLVGVIDLKAGQAVHAVRGERTCYEAVKFCNGDAAILAAHYASVGIRRLYIADLDGICHDSVSERDIERTAAEFVRNCNGQPLEILVDIGWNDSTVAEDINRIVRLNETYPSMRWIAATETMLNKESLRRLTETIAADECVLSLDYRGGILQSRQDDEPTWIETAKRLGLREIIVLDLHAVGAKSGVCTAEICHRVKKRFPHSKLFSGGGVRHSDDVDVLTTAGCDYVLVATALHPQP from the coding sequence GTGTCGTCACACAATCTTTGCAGTCATACCGATCGCTTGGTCGGTGTCATCGACTTAAAAGCTGGCCAAGCTGTCCATGCCGTTCGCGGTGAACGAACATGTTACGAAGCGGTCAAATTCTGTAACGGTGACGCAGCGATTCTTGCTGCCCACTATGCATCCGTTGGCATACGTCGGCTGTACATAGCCGATCTCGATGGCATTTGTCACGACTCCGTTAGCGAACGGGACATTGAAAGGACCGCAGCCGAATTCGTTCGCAACTGTAACGGTCAACCATTAGAGATCCTCGTCGATATCGGATGGAATGATTCCACCGTGGCCGAAGACATTAACCGTATCGTTCGACTAAACGAAACTTATCCTTCAATGCGGTGGATCGCTGCCACTGAAACGATGCTCAATAAGGAATCGCTCCGTCGTCTGACCGAAACCATTGCCGCGGATGAATGCGTATTGAGTCTCGATTATCGCGGGGGCATTCTTCAAAGTCGGCAAGACGACGAGCCAACTTGGATCGAGACTGCTAAACGATTGGGTTTGCGAGAGATTATCGTGCTCGACTTGCACGCCGTAGGTGCTAAGTCAGGTGTTTGCACCGCCGAAATTTGTCACCGAGTAAAAAAACGATTCCCCCATTCAAAGCTCTTTTCGGGTGGCGGCGTGCGACATTCGGATGACGTGGACGTTCTGACGACCGCAGGGTGCGATTATGTATTGGTCGCGACGGCCTTGCATCCGCAACCTTAA